A part of Deinococcus aerolatus genomic DNA contains:
- a CDS encoding APH(3') family aminoglycoside O-phosphotransferase — protein MPADARESLSLPPALRRVLPAARWERVTTGESGAGVWKSQRFVVKVQARGGLPSSGPQPPGLQFPATLQQERERLRWFAGRVPVPRVVGYEVEGGLEYLAMTRVPGLDASHPDVLFHPDRLVNLLARALRELHALPLRECPFNMSLSVALARARERVAAGVVDESDFDRERQGRTAVSVFNELARTRPDTEDLVVTHGDACLPNVIVNGEFIDGLIDVGRAGIADRHADLALTHRSLGRNLSPGYAEQFLDLYGRDLVDPDRLAYYRVLDELF, from the coding sequence GTGCCTGCTGACGCCCGCGAAAGTCTGAGCCTTCCCCCTGCACTGCGCCGCGTGCTGCCTGCCGCCCGCTGGGAGCGCGTCACGACCGGCGAAAGCGGGGCGGGCGTGTGGAAGTCGCAGCGGTTCGTGGTCAAGGTGCAGGCGCGGGGCGGCCTCCCGTCCTCAGGCCCCCAGCCCCCGGGGCTGCAGTTTCCCGCCACCCTGCAGCAGGAGCGCGAACGCCTGCGCTGGTTTGCGGGCCGCGTGCCGGTGCCGCGTGTGGTGGGGTACGAGGTGGAAGGTGGTCTGGAATACCTCGCCATGACCCGTGTGCCGGGCCTGGACGCCTCGCACCCCGACGTGCTGTTTCACCCGGACCGGCTGGTGAACCTGCTGGCCCGCGCCCTGCGTGAGCTGCACGCCCTGCCGCTGCGCGAGTGCCCCTTCAACATGTCCCTGAGCGTGGCCCTGGCCCGCGCCCGCGAGCGGGTGGCGGCGGGGGTGGTCGACGAGAGCGATTTTGACCGCGAACGCCAGGGCCGCACGGCGGTCAGCGTCTTCAACGAGCTGGCCCGCACCCGCCCTGACACAGAGGATCTGGTGGTCACCCACGGCGACGCCTGCCTGCCCAACGTCATCGTGAACGGCGAGTTCATCGACGGCCTGATCGACGTGGGCCGCGCCGGCATTGCGGACCGCCACGCCGATCTGGCCCTGACCCACCGCAGCCTGGGCCGCAACCTCAGCCCCGGTTACGCCGAGCAGTTTCTGGACCTGTACGGGCGCGACCTGGTCGATC